From Pelagibacterium flavum:
GATGGAGGCGCGTTCGATGAAGGCGCGTTCCGACGGGTTCTTGGTGTTGACGTTTTCGAACGGGATCTTGCGGCCGAAAATGGTCGAGACGTAGCCCTGGGCCTTCACGATGCGGCGCTGTTCGGCCATGTAATCCTGAATGCCGGGGAAGCGGGCGAAATAGGTCTTTATGTACTCCCCCGCCTCGCCACGCGAAATGCCGAGCTGGTTGGCGAGGCCAAAGGCGGAAATGCCGTAGATGATGCCGAAATTGATGGCCTTGGCGCGGCGGCGGACCATGGGATCCATGTCCTTGATGGGGACATTGAACATTTCGGACGCCGTCATGGCGTGAATGTCCAGACCTTCCTCGAAGGCATCCTTTAGCGCATCGATATCGGCGATGTGGGCGAGAACGCGCAGCTCGATCTGGGAGTAATCGGCGGAAATCAAAAGATTGCCCGGCGCGGCGACGAAGGCGGTGCGGATCTTGCGGCCATCCTCGGTGCGAATGGGGATGTTTTGCAGGTTCGGTTCGTTGGACGAGAGGCGCCCGGTGGCGACCGAGGCCTGATTGTATGAGGTGTGAACGCGGTTGGTGCGCGCATTGATATAGGTGGGCAGCGCGTCGGTGTAGGTCGAGCGCAGCTTGGTGACGCCGCGCCAATCGAGAATGGTCTGGGCCAGCGGCACCCCTTGCGCGGCGAGATCGTCGAGCACCGAGGCGCCGGTGGCCCAGGCGCCGGTCTTGGTTTTTGTGCCGCCTTCGAGCCCCATCTTGCCGAACAGGATATCGCCCAATTGCTTGGGAGAGCCGAGATTGAACTTTTCGCCGGCCAGCGCGTGGGCGGTTTCTTCAAGTGCCGCGGCGCGCTGGGCGAAATCGCCCGAGAGGCGCGAAAGAATCTGGCGATCGACCGAAACGCCGCGCGCTTCCATGCGGGCGAGGACCGGGGTCAATGGGCGATCCAGCGTCTCGTAAACCGTGGTGACGCCCTGGGCGACCAGGCGGGGTTTGAGGATATGCCAGAGGCGCAGGGTGATATCGGCGTCTTCGGCGGCGTATTTCGCGGCGGGCTCGATTTCGAGCTTGTCGAAAGTGAGCTGGTTCTTGCCGGTGCCGGCGAGGTCGGTGAATTTGAGGCAGGTGTGATCGAGCCAGCGCAGGGCGAGCGCGTCCATGCCGTTGTTGCGGGCGCCATCGAGGGCGTAGCTCATCAGGAGCGTATCGTCGATGGGGGCCATGGTGATGGCATAGCGGGCAAAAATGCCCATGTCGTATTTGACGTTCTGGCCGATCTTGAGGATTGCCGGGTCTTCCAGCACCGGGCGCAGCATGTCGAGGGCGAGGCGCATATCCATCTGGCCCTCGGCGCGGCCGCCGCCGAACATGTCGTCATTGCCGGTGGTGTGGCCGAGCGGGATATAGCACGCCTTGCCGGGGCGGGTGGAGAGGCAAATGCCGACCAGATCGGCGGCCTGGTTGTCGAGCCCGGTTGTTTCGGTATCGACGGCGACATGGCCCGTCGCGATGATATCGGCGATCCAGTTGGCCAGCGCTGTCTCGTCGCGGACGATCTCGTAATCGTCGAGATTGCAGGGGATGGCGCGGATGGCCTCCAGCACCTTTTCGGCGTGGGCATCGGGGCCGCCGGCGCCGGTGGCGGGGGCCGGGCCATCGGAGACATCGACGGCGCCGGGGATCGAGGCGCCCTTGACCGCCAGTTCGGCATCGGGCTCGAAATCGTCGGGGTCGACCTCGAGCAGCGCGGCGATGCGGCGGGTGATGGAGGTGAACTCCATGGCTTTGAGGAAGGGGATCAGCGTTTTGGCTTGAAGCGGTTCGCGGGCCAGGGCGTCGAAGGGGAGTTCGACGGGGGTGTTGCAATCGAGCTCGACCAGCTTGCGCGAGATGCGGGCCAGTTCGGCATGTTCGATGATCGATTCGCGGCGCTTTTGCTGCTTGATTTCCGAAGCGCGGGCGAGAAGGGTTTCGAGATCGCCATATTCATTGATGAGCAGCGCCGCGGTCTTGATGCCGATGCCGGGGATGCCGGGGACGTTATCGACCGGATCGCCGCACAGGGCCTGAACGTCGACCACCTTGTCGGGGGTGACGCCGAATTTCTTGACCACCTCATCGGGGCCGATCCAGCGCAGGGGCGGCTGGCCGGGGCGGGCGATGGTATCGAGCATGCAGACATTGGGGCCGACAAGCTGCATCAGATCCTTGTCGGAAGAGACGATGGTGACCTTGCCGCCGGCGTCGCGGAACTGGCAGGCATAGGTGGCGATGATGTCGTCGGCCTCGAAGCCTTCCTGTTCGATCGAGGGCAGGCAGAAGGCGCGGGTGGCGGCGCGGGTGAGGGGGAACTGGGGGATCAGGTCTTCAGGGGCCTCGGGGCGGTGGGCCTTATACTGATCGTAAAGATCGTTGCGGAAGCTCTTGCCGGAATAATCGAAGATTACCGCGAAATGGGTGGGCTCGTTTTCGCCCTTTAAATCCTCGGTGAGCTTATAGAGCATGTTGCAAAAGCCCGAGACGGCGCCGACCGGCAGGCCGTCGGACTTGCGCGTCAAAGGCGGCAGCGCGTGATATGCGCGGAAGATGAAGGACGAGCCGTCGACGAGGACGAGATGCATTTAGGGCTCCCCGGGGCGCGGACTGGCGCGCCTTTACGATTCTGGTTGGGCGGACTTTCGCGCGATTATGCCGAAGGGGCAAGCGCCGTGGCGATCAGGGACGGCCGGCGGGGGAGCGGACGCCCATGAGCAGGGCCCAATAGGTGCCGTAGGTGTTATAGGTCGTGGCCGGGCCGCGCTCGATGGCGATGCCGAACTGGACGTAATCGGGGTTGACCATTGTCTTGTTGTGCGAGGGCGATTTGAGCCAGCCCACGATTGCCGTATCGAGATTGGGCGGGCCTCCGGCCAGGTTTTCGCCAGCCCCACCGCCAAACCCCATGCGGCGCAGGCGGGTGTGCAAGGTCTGCTCGGGAGCGGCTGTGTGGGCGACGACCGAATTTTCGGCCATCAGGCGCGCCTGCTCTTCGGCGGCCCTTTGCAGGGTCGCGTTGTGGCTCAAAAGCGGCAGGTTGCGCTCGGCGCGCATGGCGTTGAGTTTCCGGGTCGCTTCGGCAATCGAGACCGAGGACACCGGGGTGGCGCGCTCGGTGGTCATGATGACAGTGCCCGAGGAACAGGCCGCCAAAACGAACGCGGCGCCGCCGGATGCGGAAAGGGTGAGGAATCGGCGGCGGGTGATTTCGATCATGGGCGAGACTTTACCCAAACCGGGGCGGTTTGGAAGAGGTTAAAATGGCGCGGGGCCTGTCGCAGATGGGTCTTGCGCTTGGCGGCCATTCTCCCTATAACGCGCCGTCTCCGGTTGGTCCTTTGGGCCAGCCGCAGATTTCTATTGAACGAGCCGTCCGGCCAAAAGGCATGCCGTGGCAGCTCATGAAAGCGGACGTTCGGGAGACCGGACATCCAAGAAGACCAAAAAGGACCCGCAAAATGCCCAAGATGAAGACCAAGTCTGGCGCCAAGAAGCGCTTCAAGGTGACTGCCACCGGTAAGGTCATGGCTGGCCCCGCCGGCAAGCGCCACCGCCTTATCAGCCACAACGCAAAGTACATCCGCTCCAATCGCGGTACCTCGGTCATGTCCGACCCCGATACCAAGATTGTCAAGAAGTACATGCCGTACGACCGGTAAGCGGCTGCCTGCCACAGCGCTCACGTCAGATTTGAGGAATTAAGATATGTCCCGCGTAAAAAGAGGCGTTACCGCCCACGCCCGCCACAAGAAGGTGATCAAGGCCGCCAAAGGCTATTACGGTCGCCGTTCCACCAATTACCGCTCTGCCGTACAGGCCGTCGAGAAGGCCGGCCAGTACGCCTATCGCGACCGCAAGCAGAAGAAGCGCAATTTCCGCGCCCTGTGGATCCAGCGCATCAACGCCGCCGTGCGCAGCCATGGGTTGACCTATGGTCGATTTATCGACGGCCTCAGCAAGGCTGAGGTTGCTGTGGACCGCAAGGTTCTGGCCGATCTGGCAGTGCGCGAACCGGCAGCTTTCGAAGCGCTGGTTGCCAAGGCCAAGGAAGCCCTCGTCTATCTGGGCGACGTCGAAGCGACCACGCACGAGCGCATTTCCGCCTAAAAAGGCACCTGCGACTCCACCAGCCTTTATGGATCGCGTTGTCGAACCGAAAAAACCGGTTCCCACTTTTTCTGACAACGCTCCAGCCTGCTGAGGCCGAATTTGAAAGCCTTGCGCTGCCCCTTTTGGGGTGGCGCGGGGCTTTTTCGTTTGCTACCGCTTCGCCCGCAAAAAGAGTTTCCCATGTTAGAGAACATCATGTCCGACGAGATCGCCGACCTCAGCCAATCGATCCACGCCGCCATTGGAAATGCGCAGGATGAAGCCGCGCTCGAGACGGTGCGGGTTTCGGCATTGGGCAAGAAGGGGTCGATTTCGGCGCTGCTTGCCACGCTGGGAAAAATGACCCCGGAGGAACGCAAGGAAAAAGGCCCCGCGATCAACGGGCTCAAGGCCGAGATCGGCGCCGCCATCGAAACCCGACGCGAGGCGCTGGCTGCAGCCGCGCTCGAAAAGCGCCTGGCCAGCGAAAAGCTCGATGTGACCCTGCCGCTGCGCCCGGCCCCCACCGCCACAGGACGTGTCCATCCGGTGAGCCAGGTGATCGACGAGATCACGGCGATCTTTTCGGACATGGGGTTTGCGATTGCCGAAGGGCCGGACGTCGAGACCGATTATTACAATTTCACGGCGCTCAATTTCCCCGAGGGCCATCCGGCGCGCGAAATGCACGACACGTTCTTTTTCGAGCCCGATGCCGAGGGCAACCGCAAGCTGTTGCGCACCCATACCTCCCCGGTGCAGGTGCGCACCATGGAACAGAGCGAACCGCCGATCCGCATCATCATTCCCGGCCGCACCTATCGCAACGACTCAGACCAGACCCACACGCCGATGTTCCATCAGGTCGAGGGGCTGGTGATCGACAAGCAGAGCCATATCGGGCAATTGCGCTGGGTGCTCGAAGAATTCCTCAAGGCGTTTTTCGAAGTCGAGAGCGTTACGACCCGGTTCCGCCCGAGCTTTTTTCCCTTTACCGAGCCGAGCATGGAAGTGGACGTGCAATGCGACCGCTCGGGCAATGAAGTCAAGATCGGACAGGGCAATGACTGGCTGGAAATCCTGGGCTGCGGCATGGTGCATCCCAATGTGATCGAAGCCGGGGGGCTGGACCCCGATGTCTATCAGGGCTTTGCCTGGGGCATGGGGATCGACCGGCTCGCCATGCTCAAATACGGCATGGCCGATCTGCGCGCCTTCTTTGACGCCGACAAGCGCTGGCTCGACCATTACGGCTTCCGGCCGCTCGACCTGCCGACGCTGTTCGGGGGGCTGAGCGGTCCATGATCGAAAGCGTGACCAATTGGATTGCCGAGAATTGGACCCATATCGCGCCGCTATTCGCAGTGGCTTTGGCATGGATTCTAAGCCGTTATTTTACCGCCGCGCCAAAACTAAAGTATGGGCGAGCAAACAATAGCTTTCACTCACTGGCTCTCCCGGAAGACAATAGAGCTAATATTTATTGCGAGAAGCTGTACTTCCAAAATATTGGCGGAAAGGCTGCGACAAATGTCCAGATCTCCTTCCGCAACGCCCCAACAGACATTTCGACTTATCCGCCACTTCAGTACGAGACGGCGCAGGGCAAGGACGGTCATTTCTTTTTAATGATACCGTCGATCGCGCCAAAAGAGCTAATTATTATTGACACAATTCACGTAAACGCCCCT
This genomic window contains:
- the polA gene encoding DNA polymerase I, which translates into the protein MHLVLVDGSSFIFRAYHALPPLTRKSDGLPVGAVSGFCNMLYKLTEDLKGENEPTHFAVIFDYSGKSFRNDLYDQYKAHRPEAPEDLIPQFPLTRAATRAFCLPSIEQEGFEADDIIATYACQFRDAGGKVTIVSSDKDLMQLVGPNVCMLDTIARPGQPPLRWIGPDEVVKKFGVTPDKVVDVQALCGDPVDNVPGIPGIGIKTAALLINEYGDLETLLARASEIKQQKRRESIIEHAELARISRKLVELDCNTPVELPFDALAREPLQAKTLIPFLKAMEFTSITRRIAALLEVDPDDFEPDAELAVKGASIPGAVDVSDGPAPATGAGGPDAHAEKVLEAIRAIPCNLDDYEIVRDETALANWIADIIATGHVAVDTETTGLDNQAADLVGICLSTRPGKACYIPLGHTTGNDDMFGGGRAEGQMDMRLALDMLRPVLEDPAILKIGQNVKYDMGIFARYAITMAPIDDTLLMSYALDGARNNGMDALALRWLDHTCLKFTDLAGTGKNQLTFDKLEIEPAAKYAAEDADITLRLWHILKPRLVAQGVTTVYETLDRPLTPVLARMEARGVSVDRQILSRLSGDFAQRAAALEETAHALAGEKFNLGSPKQLGDILFGKMGLEGGTKTKTGAWATGASVLDDLAAQGVPLAQTILDWRGVTKLRSTYTDALPTYINARTNRVHTSYNQASVATGRLSSNEPNLQNIPIRTEDGRKIRTAFVAAPGNLLISADYSQIELRVLAHIADIDALKDAFEEGLDIHAMTASEMFNVPIKDMDPMVRRRAKAINFGIIYGISAFGLANQLGISRGEAGEYIKTYFARFPGIQDYMAEQRRIVKAQGYVSTIFGRKIPFENVNTKNPSERAFIERASINAPIQGSAADIIRRAMIRMERILTQENVPADMLLQVHDELIFEAPADKAEQAIPIIKRVMEGAAEPALRLSVPLQVDAKAAENWEAAH
- a CDS encoding CAP domain-containing protein gives rise to the protein MIEITRRRFLTLSASGGAAFVLAACSSGTVIMTTERATPVSSVSIAEATRKLNAMRAERNLPLLSHNATLQRAAEEQARLMAENSVVAHTAAPEQTLHTRLRRMGFGGGAGENLAGGPPNLDTAIVGWLKSPSHNKTMVNPDYVQFGIAIERGPATTYNTYGTYWALLMGVRSPAGRP
- the rpmI gene encoding 50S ribosomal protein L35, with protein sequence MPKMKTKSGAKKRFKVTATGKVMAGPAGKRHRLISHNAKYIRSNRGTSVMSDPDTKIVKKYMPYDR
- the rplT gene encoding 50S ribosomal protein L20 produces the protein MSRVKRGVTAHARHKKVIKAAKGYYGRRSTNYRSAVQAVEKAGQYAYRDRKQKKRNFRALWIQRINAAVRSHGLTYGRFIDGLSKAEVAVDRKVLADLAVREPAAFEALVAKAKEALVYLGDVEATTHERISA
- the pheS gene encoding phenylalanine--tRNA ligase subunit alpha → MSDEIADLSQSIHAAIGNAQDEAALETVRVSALGKKGSISALLATLGKMTPEERKEKGPAINGLKAEIGAAIETRREALAAAALEKRLASEKLDVTLPLRPAPTATGRVHPVSQVIDEITAIFSDMGFAIAEGPDVETDYYNFTALNFPEGHPAREMHDTFFFEPDAEGNRKLLRTHTSPVQVRTMEQSEPPIRIIIPGRTYRNDSDQTHTPMFHQVEGLVIDKQSHIGQLRWVLEEFLKAFFEVESVTTRFRPSFFPFTEPSMEVDVQCDRSGNEVKIGQGNDWLEILGCGMVHPNVIEAGGLDPDVYQGFAWGMGIDRLAMLKYGMADLRAFFDADKRWLDHYGFRPLDLPTLFGGLSGP